A window of the Electrophorus electricus isolate fEleEle1 chromosome 11, fEleEle1.pri, whole genome shotgun sequence genome harbors these coding sequences:
- the mrpl14 gene encoding 39S ribosomal protein L14, mitochondrial, translating to MAFSLITLTKLSSATHCRSFSISAAVAAIQKLTRVRVIDNSTLGNTPYHRPPKVIHVYTKNGVGKVGDTVLLAIKGQKKKALIVGHKMPGARMTPRFDSNNVVLIEENGNPTGTRIKVPIPAHLRKMEGEYSKLLAIAQRFV from the exons ATGGCCTTCTCACTGATCACGCTTACAAAGCTGTCATCAGCGACACACTGCAGGTCTTTCAG TATTTCAGCCGCTGTGGCAGCTATTCAGAAGTTAACTCGAGTAAGAGTGATTGACAACAGCACTCTTGGAAACACCCCATATCATCGTCCTCCTAAAGTTATTCATGTGTATACCAAGAATGGAGTGGGAAAAGTGGGTGATACTGTCTTACTAGCCATCAAAGGACAGAAAAAGAAGGCTCTGATTGTGGGACACAAAATGCCTGGAGCACGCATGACACCTCGCTTTGATTCAAACAACGTTGTACTGATAGAAGAAAATGGAAACCCGACAGGAACAAGAATTAAAGTTCCCATACCTGCACACTTGCGTAAAATGGAGGGCGAATATTCCAAACTGTTAGCCATTGCACAACGATTTGTATAA
- the capn1a gene encoding calpain 1, (mu/I) large subunit a yields the protein MLSYGGISAQISISRLKAAGKGSYEQAIHFQNQVFEDLRQECLEAGYLFEDPCFPAEPCSLGFKELGPYSSKTRGVEWMRPTELCGDPQFILGGATRTDICQGALGDCWLLAAIASLTLNENLLHRVVPHGQSFHENYAGIFHFQFWQFGEWVDIVIDDRLPVKDGELMFVHSVEGNEFWSALIEKAYAKLNGSYEALSGGSTTEGFEDFTGGVSEMYELCKPPKDLYRIISKALERDSLLGCSIDITSNFDMEAVTFKKLVKGHAYSVTGLSQVNFQGHTERLIRIRNPWGQVEWTGAWSDNSSEWDEIDPSEREDMCLKMEDGEFWMAFSEFLQQFSRLEICNLTPDTLSEETMSHWNTITFHGEWRRGSTAGGCRNHPNTFWINPQYKITLLEEDDDPEDDEEACSFLVALMQKDRRLSRRRGQDMHTIGFAVYEIPKEYRGCQNVHLKKDFFLTHSSSARSETFINLREVSARLRLPPGEYIIVPSTFEPSKEANFVLRVFTEKQSATEELDDEISADLEDEEEISEDDIEDSFKSMFAQLAGDDMEISVCELRTILNRVVSRHKDLKTDGFSMESCRTMVNFMDKDGSARLGLVEFQILWNKIRKWLVIYRQYDLDKSGTMSSYEMRLAIESAGFKLNNALNQIIVARYAENDAIDFDNFISCLVKMEAMFKIFQQMDKEGTGEVEMNISDWLYITMCG from the exons ATGTTGTCGTATGGAGGGATCTCAGCGCAAATCAGCATTAGCAGGCTAAAGGCAGCTGGAAAGGGTTCGTATGAGCAGGCTATCCACTTCCAAAACCAGGTCTTTGAGGACCTCAGACAGGAGTGTCTAGAGGCGGGATACCTGTTTGAGGACCCCTGCTTCCCTGCTGAACCATGCTCGCTGGGGTTCAAAGAGCTTGGACCCTATTCCTCCAAAACCCGAGGAGTGGAGTGGATGAGACCTACA GAATTATGTGGTGATCCACAGTTCATTTTGGGAGGAGCCACAAGGACAGATATCTGTCAGGGAGCTCTCG GTGATTGCTGGCTTCTGGCTGCTATTGCATCCCTGACTCTTAATGAAAACCTCCTTCACAGGGTGGTCCCTCATGGCCAGAGCTTCCATGAGAACTATGCTggaattttccattttcag TTCTGGCAGTTTGGGGAGTGGGTGGACATTGTGATCGATGATCGGCTGCCAGTCAAAGACGGAGAGCTCATGTTCGTGCATTCTGTAGAGGGAAATGAGTTCTGGAGTGCCTTGATTGAAAAAGCTTATGcaaa GCTGAATGGCTCCTATGAGGCTCTGTCAGGGGGCTCCACCACTGAGGGATTTGAAGACTTCACTGGAGGAGTGTCAGAGATGTATGAGCTCTGCAAACCTCCCAAGGACCTGTACCGAATAATCTCTAAAGCCCTGGAGAGAGACTCACTGCTGGGGTGTTCTATTgat ATCACTAGTAACTTTGACATGGAAGCTGTGACATTTAAGAAGCTGGTAAAGGGTCATGCCTACTCAGTGACTGGTCTAAGCCAG GTAAATTTCCAGGGTCATACGGAGAGACTGATTCGTATACGGAATCCTTGGGGTCAGGTAGAATGGACAGGTGCCTGGAGCGACAA CTCTTCAGAATGGGATGAAATAGATCCATCAGAACGAGAAGATATGTGTCTGAAGATGGAGGATGGAGAGTTCTG GATGGCCTTCAGCGAGTTTTTGCAGCAGTTCTCCAGGCTGGAGATCTGTAACCTGACTCCAGATACCCTAAGTGAGGAGACAATGAGCCACTGGAATACCATCACGTTCCATGGGGAATGGAGGAGAGGGAGCACTGCTGGGGGCTGTAGGAACCACCCCA ACACATTCTGGATCAACCCACAGTATAAGATCACACTTTTAGAGGAAGATGATGATCCAGAGGATGATGAGGAGGCCTGCAGTTTCCTTGTGGCCCTGATGCAGAAAGACCGAAGGCTTTCTCGCCGACGAGGACAGGACATGCACACCATTGGCTTTGCAGTCTATGAG ATTCCTAAGGAG TACAGGGGTTGTCAGAATGTACACCTGAAGAAGGACTTCTTCTTAACCCACTCGTCCTCTGCCCGCTCTGAGACCTTCATCAATCTCAGGGAGGTCAGTGCTCGTCTCCGCCTGCCCCCTGGGGAGTATATCATCGTTCCCTCCACCTTTGAGCCCAGCAAAGAGGCCAATTTTGTCCTGCGGGTCTTCACTGAGAAGCAGTCTGCAACTGA GGAGCTGGATGATGAGATTTCTGCAGACTTGGAGGATGAG GAGGAAATCTCTGAGGATGACATTGAGGATTCCTTCAAGTCTATGTTTGCACAACTGGCTGGAGAT GATATGGAGATATCTGTCTGTGAACTTAGGACCATTCTCAACAGAGTTGTATCAAGAC ATAAAGACCTGAAAACAGATGGCTTCAGTATGGAGTCATGCAGGACCATGGTCAACTTTATGGAT AAAGATGGCAGTGCACGCCTAGGCTTGGTAGAATTTCAAATCTTATGGAACAAGATAAGAAAATGGCTG GTTATCTACAGGCAATATGACCTTGACAAGTCAGGGACTATGAGCTCTTACGAGATGCGTCTTGCTATAGAATCAGCAG GTTTCAAGCTCAACAATGCACTGAACCAGATAATTGTTGCAAGATATGCTGAAAATGATGCCATTGACTTTGACAACTTCATCAGTTGCTTGGTTAAAATGGAGGCCATGTTCA AAATATTCCAGCAGATGGACAAAGAAGGGACAGGAGAGGTTGAAATGAACATATCGGAT TGGCTGTACATTACAATGTGTGGTTGA